From Tepidimicrobium xylanilyticum, the proteins below share one genomic window:
- the glmM gene encoding phosphoglucosamine mutase, translating into MGKLFGTDGIRGIANKDLTPELAFKVGRIGAYILSKGKKGKIVVGKDTRKSGDMLEAALTAGICSTGLDVISLGVVPTPAVAYLTKKYDALAGIVISASHNPVEYNGIKFFNSDGFKLRDEVEEEIEELVLKDEDIDLRPISEDIGQVIVEEEGYKHYVNHLKSTIKGDLKGIKIAVDCGNGALFKIAPILLEELNGEIIVINDKPNGSNINVECGSTNPSMIKSLVLETQADIGLSFDGDGDRLIAVDEKGHIVDGDHILAICGTYLNRKGKLKNNKVVGTVMTNMGLDEYLKSKGMDIVKTAVGDRYVLEEMINNDYVLGGEQSGHIIFLEHNTTGDGLLTSLQLIQIMKEEGKKLSELNSLMTNFPQILVNARVKNELKNSYLEDEKIREEIERIEKMFHGKGRVVIRPSGTEPLVRVMIEGKDKEKIEKVAEELAKLIKERLGS; encoded by the coding sequence ATGGGAAAACTATTTGGTACGGATGGAATACGGGGAATTGCAAATAAGGATTTGACTCCAGAGCTGGCATTTAAAGTAGGAAGGATAGGAGCTTATATATTATCAAAGGGTAAAAAGGGAAAAATAGTGGTTGGCAAGGACACTCGAAAATCAGGAGATATGTTGGAAGCCGCATTAACAGCAGGAATTTGCTCCACAGGATTAGATGTAATATCTTTAGGGGTTGTTCCAACTCCAGCAGTAGCCTATTTGACAAAAAAATACGATGCATTAGCAGGTATTGTCATATCTGCCTCTCATAACCCAGTAGAATATAATGGAATAAAGTTTTTTAATAGTGATGGATTTAAGTTAAGGGATGAAGTAGAAGAGGAGATTGAAGAGCTGGTCTTAAAAGATGAGGACATAGACTTAAGGCCTATAAGTGAAGATATTGGGCAGGTAATAGTAGAAGAAGAAGGATATAAACATTATGTTAATCATTTAAAATCCACCATAAAAGGGGATTTAAAAGGGATAAAAATAGCCGTTGACTGTGGAAATGGAGCTTTATTTAAGATAGCACCTATATTATTAGAAGAATTGAACGGAGAGATAATAGTCATAAATGATAAGCCAAATGGTAGCAATATAAATGTGGAATGTGGGTCTACTAATCCATCTATGATTAAATCTTTAGTATTGGAAACTCAAGCTGATATAGGTTTATCTTTCGATGGAGATGGAGATAGACTCATAGCTGTAGATGAAAAGGGCCATATAGTAGATGGAGACCATATACTTGCTATTTGTGGTACTTATCTCAATAGGAAAGGTAAGCTAAAGAATAACAAAGTAGTAGGCACAGTAATGACCAATATGGGATTAGACGAATATTTAAAGAGTAAAGGGATGGACATAGTAAAAACTGCCGTTGGAGATAGGTATGTACTTGAAGAAATGATTAATAATGATTACGTACTTGGAGGGGAACAATCAGGTCATATAATATTTTTAGAGCATAATACTACAGGAGATGGATTATTAACATCTCTACAATTGATCCAAATTATGAAAGAGGAAGGTAAGAAATTATCTGAGCTAAATAGCTTAATGACTAATTTCCCCCAAATATTAGTAAATGCAAGAGTGAAAAATGAATTGAAGAATTCCTATCTTGAAGATGAAAAGATACGAGAGGAAATCGAAAGAATAGAGAAAATGTTCCATGGTAAAGGGCGAGTGGTAATAAGGCCTTCAGGAACTGAGCCCCTTGTTAGAGTAATGATAGAAGGAAAAGACAAAGAAAAAATAGAAAAAGTAGCAGAGGAATTAGCAAAATTAATTAAGGAAAGATTAGGAAGCTAA
- a CDS encoding CCA tRNA nucleotidyltransferase, whose protein sequence is MQFNIPDYVEKILEKLEKEGYQAYVVGGSIRDMLLGKNPKDYDITTDAKPFELEDIFSDFKTISVGKEFGTIIVCQEEGNVEITTFRQEGNYLDGRRPEWVTFSRKVEDDLSRRDFTINAMAYNKKVGIIDPYGGREDLKNRIIRTVGNPEKRFSEDYLRILRAIRFATELKFTIDKPTFYAGRKCSSKISNVSMERISDEFFKILLSKKPSNGIRMMEEMGILEMVLPELIPTIGFDQRNPNHNMDVYNHILCVLDNTPPIIQTRLAALFHDIGKPSSLTIDERGIGHFYGHDQIGAQTSKMVLERFKASNDLRDKVYLLVKEHMNHHADFKEKGLKRLIRRMGEKEIFDLIDLQIADIKCSNEKATIDHIVERRKRIEEILEKEEAYEIRQLAINGRDLLDLGFKQGPIIGQVLEYLLDRVMDKPELNEKDTLKKLALDYIDKK, encoded by the coding sequence ATGCAGTTTAATATTCCAGATTATGTGGAGAAAATACTTGAAAAGTTGGAGAAAGAAGGATATCAGGCTTATGTAGTTGGTGGAAGTATTAGGGATATGCTTCTGGGGAAAAATCCTAAGGATTACGATATTACTACAGATGCCAAGCCCTTTGAATTAGAAGACATATTTTCTGATTTTAAAACCATTAGTGTAGGAAAAGAATTTGGGACCATTATAGTATGTCAGGAGGAAGGTAATGTAGAAATAACCACTTTTAGACAAGAGGGTAATTATCTGGATGGAAGAAGACCCGAGTGGGTGACTTTTTCCAGAAAAGTAGAAGATGATTTAAGCCGCAGGGATTTTACAATTAATGCGATGGCATATAATAAGAAAGTGGGAATTATTGATCCTTATGGAGGTAGGGAAGACCTTAAAAATAGAATAATTAGAACCGTAGGGAACCCAGAGAAAAGGTTTAGTGAAGACTACCTTAGGATATTAAGAGCCATTAGATTTGCTACAGAGCTTAAATTTACTATAGATAAGCCTACCTTTTATGCAGGAAGAAAATGCAGTAGTAAAATTTCAAATGTGAGCATGGAAAGGATTTCAGATGAATTCTTTAAAATCCTTTTATCTAAGAAGCCATCTAATGGAATTAGGATGATGGAGGAAATGGGGATATTGGAAATGGTATTACCAGAATTAATTCCAACCATAGGATTTGATCAAAGAAATCCTAACCACAATATGGACGTATATAACCATATATTATGCGTATTAGATAATACCCCTCCTATAATTCAAACCAGATTGGCTGCTTTATTCCATGATATTGGTAAACCCAGCTCATTAACTATAGATGAAAGAGGAATAGGCCATTTTTATGGTCATGACCAAATAGGAGCCCAAACATCCAAAATGGTATTGGAGAGATTTAAAGCCTCCAATGATTTAAGGGATAAGGTTTACCTTTTAGTTAAAGAGCATATGAATCACCATGCAGATTTTAAGGAAAAGGGATTAAAAAGATTAATTAGAAGGATGGGAGAAAAAGAAATATTTGACTTAATAGACCTACAAATTGCTGATATTAAATGCTCAAATGAAAAGGCCACCATCGACCATATAGTAGAAAGAAGGAAAAGGATAGAAGAAATACTTGAAAAAGAAGAAGCCTATGAAATAAGGCAGTTGGCCATAAATGGCAGGGATTTGTTAGATCTAGGTTTTAAACAAGGTCCCATAATTGGTCAAGTATTGGAATACTTATTAGATAGAGTAATGGATAAACCCGAGTTAAATGAGAAGGATACTTTAAAAAAGTTAGCCTTAGACTATATAGATAAGAAATGA
- the fabF gene encoding beta-ketoacyl-ACP synthase II, with product MKRVVVTGLGAVTPIGIGKDEFWSSLLKGNSGVGYITRFDPSKFGTRIGAEVKDFNPADFMDRKTAKRMDRFTQYAIAATALALEDGEIDLDKLDKDKIGAVLGSGIGGMTTLEKEHEKLLEKGPDRISPHFIPMMISNMAPGYISILYGLKGPSLTITTACASSTHAIGEAYRMVQRGTCDLVITGGSESAITPISLAGFSSMKALSTRNEEPTKASRPFDKERDGFVMGEGAGILILEELDHALKRNAVIYGEIIGYGATSDAYHITAPDPEAEGATKAMELALKEGKVNYTDIDYINAHGTSTYYNDKLETLAIKRLFKEHAYNIAISSIKSMTGHLLGAAGGIEAIATILTIKKGIIPPTINYEIPDEECDLNYTPNVPAKKEVIYALSNSLGFGGHNASILLKKYGE from the coding sequence TTGAAAAGAGTAGTAGTCACTGGATTAGGAGCAGTTACCCCTATAGGTATTGGCAAGGACGAATTCTGGAGTTCCCTTTTAAAAGGGAACTCTGGAGTTGGATATATAACCCGGTTCGATCCAAGTAAATTTGGCACAAGGATTGGCGCAGAGGTGAAGGACTTTAATCCAGCAGATTTTATGGATAGAAAAACAGCCAAGAGGATGGATCGTTTTACCCAATATGCTATTGCAGCTACAGCTTTGGCCTTAGAAGATGGAGAAATAGATTTAGATAAATTGGATAAAGATAAAATTGGGGCAGTATTAGGCTCTGGTATAGGAGGTATGACAACTTTAGAAAAAGAGCATGAAAAACTACTGGAAAAAGGGCCTGATAGGATTAGTCCTCATTTTATTCCTATGATGATATCCAATATGGCTCCTGGATATATATCTATCCTTTATGGGCTAAAAGGACCTAGTTTAACCATTACCACTGCCTGTGCTTCTAGTACCCATGCTATTGGCGAAGCCTATAGAATGGTTCAAAGGGGCACATGTGATTTGGTTATAACGGGAGGCAGTGAAAGTGCCATAACGCCAATTTCATTAGCAGGTTTTAGTTCCATGAAGGCCTTATCCACAAGAAATGAAGAACCTACTAAAGCAAGTAGACCTTTTGATAAGGAAAGGGATGGTTTCGTGATGGGTGAAGGTGCTGGAATTTTAATACTTGAAGAATTAGACCATGCATTGAAAAGGAATGCAGTAATATACGGAGAGATAATAGGTTATGGTGCAACTTCAGATGCCTATCATATTACAGCCCCAGACCCTGAAGCGGAAGGAGCAACGAAGGCCATGGAATTGGCTCTAAAGGAAGGTAAAGTTAACTACACTGATATAGATTATATAAATGCCCATGGCACCAGTACTTATTATAACGATAAATTGGAAACTTTAGCAATAAAAAGGCTGTTTAAAGAACATGCTTATAATATAGCTATAAGTTCAATCAAATCTATGACGGGTCACCTTTTAGGAGCTGCTGGTGGTATAGAGGCTATAGCTACTATATTGACTATTAAGAAAGGTATAATACCTCCAACTATTAACTATGAAATTCCAGATGAAGAATGCGATTTGAACTATACTCCAAATGTTCCAGCAAAAAAGGAGGTAATATATGCCCTGTCCAATTCTTTAGGATTTGGGGGACATAATGCTTCCATATTGCTGAAAAAATATGGTGAATAA
- the acpP gene encoding acyl carrier protein, with translation MAIFEKVKNIIGDVLEIDDLESITMETSIMNDLDADSLDAVEVMMALEDEFDIEIPDEDAEKFKNIGDIVKYIENKIS, from the coding sequence ATGGCAATTTTTGAAAAGGTTAAAAATATAATTGGTGATGTTTTAGAAATAGATGATTTAGAAAGCATTACAATGGAAACTTCAATAATGAATGATTTAGATGCTGACTCATTAGATGCAGTGGAAGTGATGATGGCCTTGGAAGATGAATTCGATATTGAAATACCTGATGAAGATGCTGAAAAGTTTAAAAATATAGGAGATATAGTAAAATACATCGAGAATAAGATAAGTTAA
- the fabG gene encoding 3-oxoacyl-[acyl-carrier-protein] reductase, translating to MNLSNKVALVTGGSRGIGKAIALELSKYGANIAISYLNNEEKAKEVVKEIEKNGVKGMSIKADISKETDVQNMVKAIEAEMGSIDILVNNAGITKDNLLIRMGAEEWDDVINTNLKGTYICTKLVARGMMKKRYGKIINIASIVGVTGNIGQGNYSASKAGVIGFTKAIAKELASRGINVNAVAPGFIETDMTELLKEDIKDSLVKSIPMRRIGKPEDVANIVVFLASEKADYITGQVINIDGGMVM from the coding sequence TTGAATTTATCTAATAAAGTTGCTTTAGTTACAGGGGGCTCTCGAGGAATAGGCAAAGCTATTGCCTTAGAGCTTTCAAAGTATGGTGCTAATATAGCTATTAGCTATTTAAATAATGAAGAAAAGGCTAAGGAGGTGGTAAAGGAGATAGAGAAGAATGGAGTTAAGGGAATGAGTATAAAAGCTGATATTTCCAAAGAAACAGATGTACAAAATATGGTTAAAGCAATTGAAGCAGAAATGGGTTCCATAGATATACTAGTAAATAATGCAGGAATAACTAAGGATAATCTGTTAATCCGCATGGGGGCGGAAGAATGGGATGATGTAATCAATACGAATTTAAAGGGGACTTATATTTGCACTAAATTAGTTGCTAGGGGAATGATGAAGAAAAGATATGGAAAGATAATAAACATAGCTTCCATAGTGGGAGTTACAGGAAACATTGGTCAAGGTAATTATAGTGCATCGAAAGCAGGTGTTATAGGTTTTACTAAAGCTATTGCAAAGGAATTAGCTAGCAGAGGCATAAACGTTAATGCAGTAGCACCTGGGTTTATAGAAACTGATATGACAGAACTCTTAAAGGAAGATATTAAGGATTCACTAGTTAAAAGTATTCCAATGAGGAGAATAGGGAAACCTGAAGATGTAGCCAACATTGTAGTATTTTTAGCTAGTGAAAAGGCAGATTATATAACAGGTCAAGTAATCAATATAGATGGTGGAATGGTAATGTAA
- the fabD gene encoding ACP S-malonyltransferase, with protein sequence MRKIAFIFPGQGSQYVGMGADFYQVFPESRRVFEEANDCLNMDLKRICFEGREEELIRTENTQPAILTTSIAMLKALEMQGIDCEYTAGLSLGEYTALVKSEGISFEDALWLVKIRGKLMQEAVPEGVGGMAAILGLSREKVMLVLDRVKEHGIVEVANYNSPEQIVISGEKKGVELACKEALNLGAKKTVPLLVSAPFHTSLLKPAAERLKEELDRIPLFDLKKNLVSNVDGKPVNSKEEIKEKLAEQVSSSVLWQDSIEFMIENGVNTFIEIGPGKALTGFVKRIGKFMNKSVETYNVNSVETLKKTVDSLGKEMAN encoded by the coding sequence ATGAGAAAAATCGCTTTTATATTTCCAGGTCAAGGTTCCCAGTACGTTGGAATGGGAGCAGATTTTTATCAGGTTTTTCCTGAATCTAGACGGGTATTTGAAGAAGCTAATGACTGTTTAAACATGGATTTAAAGAGAATCTGTTTTGAAGGCAGAGAAGAAGAATTGATAAGGACGGAAAATACTCAACCGGCCATTCTTACTACAAGTATTGCCATGTTGAAGGCTTTGGAAATGCAAGGGATAGATTGTGAATATACGGCAGGCTTAAGTCTAGGTGAGTATACTGCTTTGGTGAAATCTGAAGGTATTAGCTTTGAAGATGCCCTATGGCTTGTAAAAATTAGAGGTAAACTTATGCAGGAAGCTGTGCCAGAAGGGGTAGGAGGAATGGCTGCCATATTGGGATTAAGCCGAGAAAAGGTCATGTTGGTATTAGATAGGGTGAAAGAACATGGTATAGTAGAGGTAGCAAATTATAATTCTCCAGAGCAAATAGTCATATCTGGTGAAAAGAAAGGGGTCGAATTGGCTTGTAAAGAGGCTTTAAATCTTGGAGCTAAAAAGACCGTCCCCCTACTGGTAAGTGCACCTTTTCATACTAGCTTGTTGAAACCTGCTGCTGAAAGATTGAAGGAGGAACTGGATAGAATACCCCTGTTCGATTTGAAGAAAAATCTAGTATCCAATGTGGACGGAAAACCCGTTAACTCTAAAGAGGAAATAAAAGAGAAATTAGCTGAACAGGTAAGCAGTTCTGTGCTCTGGCAGGATAGTATAGAATTTATGATTGAAAATGGCGTTAATACATTTATAGAAATAGGGCCAGGTAAAGCATTGACTGGTTTTGTAAAGCGAATAGGAAAATTCATGAACAAAAGCGTTGAAACCTATAATGTGAATAGCGTAGAAACTCTTAAAAAGACCGTTGATTCTTTGGGAAAGGAGATGGCAAATTGA
- the fabK gene encoding enoyl-[acyl-carrier-protein] reductase FabK, whose amino-acid sequence MFSTRVCKLLDIKYPIIQGGMAWVATHELAVAVSEGGGLGVIAAGNLPPDVVRDEIRKAKKLTKKPFGVNIMLMSPYAEDIVGIICEERVPVVTTGAGNPSKFIKEFKEFDIKVIPVVPTMSLARRLEKQGADALIVEGTEAGGHIGELTTMVLIPQVVDEVKIPVIAAGGIADGRGFLAALSLGAEGVQLGTRFVCSTECVAHDNFKEMILKAKDRSTVVTGRNTGYPARTLKNSFTKEYFEMEKKGATIQELEAFTVGRLKMAVKEGEVVNGSVMAGQISGLIKEIKPCKEIIEDIINEAGKYLDMLASYRGGWEQ is encoded by the coding sequence ATGTTTAGTACAAGGGTATGTAAACTCCTAGATATTAAATATCCAATTATTCAAGGTGGCATGGCATGGGTCGCTACACATGAGCTGGCGGTAGCAGTATCTGAAGGAGGTGGATTGGGAGTTATTGCTGCAGGTAATTTACCACCAGATGTAGTAAGGGATGAAATTCGAAAAGCTAAAAAACTTACAAAGAAACCTTTTGGAGTCAATATAATGTTAATGTCGCCCTATGCTGAGGATATAGTAGGTATAATCTGTGAAGAAAGGGTTCCTGTGGTGACTACAGGTGCAGGAAACCCATCCAAATTCATTAAGGAATTTAAAGAATTTGATATAAAAGTAATACCTGTAGTACCTACTATGTCTTTAGCAAGGAGATTGGAAAAGCAAGGGGCGGATGCCTTGATTGTAGAAGGAACAGAAGCTGGTGGTCATATTGGAGAATTAACTACTATGGTATTAATTCCTCAAGTAGTAGATGAGGTAAAAATTCCAGTTATAGCTGCTGGAGGTATTGCCGATGGTCGTGGTTTTTTAGCGGCCTTATCTTTAGGAGCCGAGGGAGTACAGCTAGGAACGAGATTCGTTTGTTCCACTGAATGTGTGGCTCATGATAATTTTAAGGAGATGATCTTAAAAGCTAAGGATAGGTCAACAGTAGTAACTGGAAGAAATACTGGATACCCAGCTAGAACATTGAAGAATAGTTTTACCAAAGAGTATTTTGAAATGGAGAAAAAGGGTGCAACAATTCAGGAACTTGAAGCTTTTACAGTAGGCAGACTTAAAATGGCAGTAAAAGAGGGAGAGGTTGTAAATGGTTCCGTTATGGCTGGTCAGATTTCAGGTCTTATAAAGGAGATAAAGCCCTGCAAAGAAATAATTGAGGATATAATAAATGAAGCTGGGAAGTACTTAGATATGTTAGCCTCCTATAGAGGAGGTTGGGAGCAATGA
- a CDS encoding beta-ketoacyl-ACP synthase III yields MKQLNNLYSVGITGIGSFVPEKVLTNFDLSQMVDTSDEWIVTRTGIRERRIVEKNVSTSDIATIAAREALIDGKVDPKEIDLIIVATATPDMFFPATASIVQKNIQATNAAAFDISVGCSGFIYGLSIGYNMVRAGTCKKVLVIGGETLSKIVNWEDRNTCVLFGDGAGACILEKCEKGFGFLSFDLGSDGEGGHLLSQPAGGSRLPASFDTVSNKLHTIKMDGREVFKFAVRIIEKSSEAVLKSANLSLEDIDYLIPHQANIRIIQSAKNKLKLDDDKIYINLDRYGNMSAASIPVALNEAYRDGLLKRGDIILLVAFGAGLSWGSTILKWIK; encoded by the coding sequence GTGAAACAATTGAATAATTTGTACTCAGTAGGAATAACTGGAATAGGCAGCTTTGTACCAGAAAAAGTGTTAACTAATTTTGACCTAAGCCAAATGGTGGATACATCAGATGAGTGGATCGTAACAAGGACTGGCATAAGGGAACGCAGAATTGTAGAAAAAAATGTTTCTACATCTGACATTGCCACTATTGCTGCTAGAGAAGCATTAATTGATGGAAAAGTTGATCCTAAAGAAATTGACCTAATAATAGTAGCAACAGCCACTCCCGATATGTTTTTCCCAGCAACAGCTTCCATAGTACAGAAAAACATTCAGGCTACAAATGCAGCAGCTTTTGATATATCCGTAGGCTGTTCTGGATTCATATATGGACTATCCATAGGATATAACATGGTAAGAGCTGGAACGTGTAAAAAAGTATTGGTAATTGGAGGAGAAACATTATCTAAAATTGTAAATTGGGAAGACAGAAACACCTGTGTACTTTTTGGCGATGGGGCAGGAGCTTGTATATTGGAAAAATGTGAAAAAGGCTTTGGATTTCTTTCCTTCGACTTAGGATCGGATGGAGAAGGAGGACATTTGCTTTCACAACCAGCAGGTGGTTCTCGATTACCTGCAAGTTTTGATACCGTGTCGAACAAACTTCACACCATTAAAATGGATGGCAGGGAAGTGTTCAAATTTGCAGTCAGAATAATAGAAAAATCCTCAGAAGCAGTTCTTAAGAGTGCTAATCTATCTTTAGAGGATATAGACTATCTAATTCCCCATCAAGCCAATATAAGGATAATCCAATCGGCAAAAAATAAACTTAAGTTAGATGATGATAAGATCTATATTAATTTAGACAGATATGGAAATATGTCTGCAGCCTCCATACCAGTAGCTTTAAATGAAGCTTATAGGGATGGCTTGCTTAAAAGAGGAGATATAATATTATTGGTAGCTTTTGGTGCTGGCTTGTCTTGGGGATCAACTATATTGAAATGGATCAAATAG
- the fabZ gene encoding 3-hydroxyacyl-ACP dehydratase FabZ: MNNMLEIQDIIEIIPHRYPFLLVDKVEIIREGEKGIGYKNVTINEPFFQGHFPKKPIMPGVLIIEALAQVGAVVLLSKDEYRGRTPYFAGINKVRFKRRVVPGDILKMEVEILKVRSSIGIGKGVALVGNEIALEGEFLFAIE; encoded by the coding sequence ATGAATAATATGTTAGAAATTCAAGATATAATAGAGATTATTCCACATAGATACCCTTTTTTGCTTGTTGACAAGGTTGAAATCATTAGAGAAGGTGAAAAAGGGATAGGTTATAAAAATGTAACTATAAACGAACCCTTTTTCCAAGGTCATTTTCCAAAGAAACCTATAATGCCTGGAGTTTTAATAATAGAAGCATTAGCCCAAGTAGGTGCAGTCGTTTTATTATCGAAAGATGAATATAGAGGAAGAACACCCTATTTTGCAGGAATAAATAAAGTCCGTTTTAAAAGGAGAGTAGTTCCTGGAGATATACTAAAAATGGAGGTTGAAATACTTAAAGTAAGATCCTCCATTGGTATAGGAAAAGGAGTGGCCTTAGTAGGAAATGAGATTGCTTTAGAAGGGGAATTCCTGTTTGCCATAGAATAA
- a CDS encoding NAD/NADP-dependent octopine/nopaline dehydrogenase family protein — translation MKRDLVYAVIGAGNGGIAMAGYLSLLGYKVNLYNRTLENILPLIDSPLIGLTGEVEGEGKLNMATNQIEEAIEGADIIMVTIPAMGHYDLAKEMAPHLKEGQIIVLNPGRTGGALEVYSTIRRCGFNKDIIVAEAQTFIYACRKTSLTSAHIFKSKKEVTLAAIPAIKTQYVIEILKDAYPQFTPAKDVIETSINNYGAIFHPAPTLLNSGHIERGAAFDYYTEGITPSIGNFLEKMDAERMKIGLLLNVNTLSAREWLEETYGAKGSNLYEAVQNNPAYKGLQAPKGLNIRYIYEDVPYSLIPMSSIAKEFNIETPAIDSIIKIAGLITGKDFFKGGRTVERLGLKGLSVKEIHEFAETGKIMRVEEEAAS, via the coding sequence ATGAAAAGAGATTTGGTTTATGCCGTAATAGGTGCAGGTAATGGCGGAATTGCAATGGCAGGATATTTAAGTTTACTGGGTTATAAGGTGAATCTTTATAATAGAACTTTAGAAAATATACTACCTTTGATAGATAGCCCATTAATAGGCCTTACTGGTGAAGTTGAAGGCGAAGGGAAATTAAATATGGCCACGAATCAAATAGAAGAAGCTATTGAAGGTGCAGATATAATAATGGTAACTATACCAGCTATGGGGCATTATGATCTAGCTAAGGAAATGGCACCTCATTTAAAAGAAGGCCAGATAATAGTACTAAATCCTGGTAGAACAGGAGGGGCTTTGGAAGTTTATTCAACCATTAGAAGATGTGGATTTAATAAAGATATTATTGTGGCTGAAGCTCAAACCTTTATTTACGCTTGTAGAAAAACATCCTTAACCAGTGCTCATATATTTAAAAGTAAAAAGGAAGTTACATTAGCAGCAATTCCAGCGATAAAAACACAATATGTTATAGAAATTCTAAAAGATGCATATCCTCAATTTACACCAGCTAAGGATGTAATCGAAACTAGTATTAATAATTATGGGGCTATTTTCCATCCTGCTCCAACTCTTCTAAACAGTGGACACATTGAAAGGGGAGCTGCATTTGACTATTATACAGAGGGTATTACTCCTTCCATAGGGAATTTCCTAGAAAAGATGGATGCTGAAAGGATGAAAATAGGATTATTACTTAATGTAAATACTTTATCCGCTAGGGAATGGCTTGAAGAAACTTATGGAGCCAAGGGGAGCAATCTATACGAAGCAGTACAAAATAACCCCGCATATAAAGGGCTGCAAGCACCCAAAGGTCTAAATATTAGGTATATATATGAAGATGTTCCTTACAGCTTAATTCCAATGTCATCTATAGCAAAGGAATTTAATATTGAAACTCCAGCCATAGATTCCATAATCAAAATAGCGGGATTGATAACTGGTAAAGACTTTTTCAAGGGAGGAAGAACTGTGGAAAGACTAGGGCTTAAGGGCTTGTCTGTAAAGGAAATTCATGAATTTGCAGAAACGGGTAAAATAATGAGAGTAGAAGAAGAAGCGGCTTCATAA
- a CDS encoding 2-oxoacid:acceptor oxidoreductase family protein, whose translation MEERLIIAGFGGQGVMAMGQLLTYAGMIEGKHVSWLPSYGPEMRGGTANCSVIISTEPVGSPVVVNSTTAIVMNKPSLDKFESGVNKDGKLFINSSLIEQKSNRDDIEAYYIPANEIADELGNMRVANMVMLGAYLEVSKIVDIKSVLEGFTKVFGENRAHLIPINKEALERGAQVARKQMKVMA comes from the coding sequence ATGGAAGAAAGATTGATAATTGCAGGATTTGGAGGGCAAGGAGTAATGGCCATGGGACAGCTTTTAACCTATGCTGGCATGATAGAAGGAAAACACGTATCATGGTTACCTTCCTATGGTCCTGAAATGCGCGGAGGTACAGCCAATTGTAGTGTTATAATTTCTACTGAGCCAGTAGGCTCACCAGTAGTAGTAAACTCTACAACGGCTATTGTTATGAATAAGCCATCTTTAGATAAATTTGAATCTGGTGTTAATAAGGATGGAAAGCTATTTATTAACTCTTCTTTAATAGAGCAAAAATCCAATAGGGATGATATAGAGGCGTATTATATTCCTGCTAATGAAATAGCAGATGAATTAGGCAATATGAGAGTGGCCAATATGGTAATGTTAGGAGCCTATTTAGAAGTTTCTAAGATTGTTGATATTAAATCTGTTCTTGAAGGGTTCACAAAGGTATTTGGTGAAAATAGAGCCCATTTAATTCCTATAAATAAGGAAGCTCTAGAAAGAGGAGCTCAAGTTGCAAGGAAACAGATGAAGGTGATGGCGTAA